The following are encoded in a window of Persicobacter psychrovividus genomic DNA:
- a CDS encoding DUF3857 domain-containing protein, which translates to MIWIRHLLLLFSFFISCYGHAQVLQNDTEITIRSNGEKKVERTIKIYIGNPKMANMTNVRIQHSVDHPVILDYAFVYNANGELVKKVSKKNLITKSVNSSSSFYQDDLETSFSLFWNAYPYTIKYKYKQKFNQYINIAYWDPALYYGVKTMKGSLTVHMPEDFGYQCEVTDSVKSTNEVVEGLRTLRWEVTDRLLPMPELFGVDPGAQQATVHLTPDQFIYGGEAGSHQSWGDFGDWITRLNHYPAPFDRREAHKVRSMIDSCSSARDKIRVLYHYLQQSTVYVNVSIKEGGLKSYPANYVVKNKYGDCKALTTYMKAMLAQVGIPSYYALVAAGAQQPEISTEFPSQQFNHVILCVPMQKDTLWLENTSTTSPFNYLGTFTQGRYSLLVDGQNSKLVKTPAIKGEDARNEVQETFSLDEQGEWQVAAEIILRGGAFETVNHYFKRGKVPQLETYVKKRLNLKIKKFARCEVADSPQDAHFMKVLCTAKVPMPITSIGESKYLRPPKLLLPAFEVPSKRDRPVLLNMPIEEQRTSVYQLPEGEELTAALPEDFIKESKYGHFHRKYHVTARQLVVESSLAIYRGKISLTDYPDFYAFIKSINKYQQSTYLNLL; encoded by the coding sequence ATGATTTGGATCCGACACCTCCTCTTGCTCTTTTCGTTTTTTATCAGTTGTTATGGCCATGCACAGGTGCTACAAAATGATACCGAAATAACGATTCGTTCCAATGGCGAAAAGAAGGTCGAAAGGACCATTAAAATTTATATTGGTAACCCTAAAATGGCTAATATGACTAATGTGCGTATTCAGCATTCCGTGGATCACCCCGTAATATTGGATTATGCTTTTGTGTATAATGCCAATGGGGAGTTGGTCAAGAAAGTCAGTAAGAAGAACCTCATCACCAAGTCGGTAAACTCTTCATCAAGCTTTTATCAGGATGATCTCGAAACGTCATTTTCCTTGTTTTGGAATGCGTATCCTTATACCATAAAATACAAATATAAACAGAAGTTTAATCAATATATTAACATCGCCTATTGGGACCCCGCACTATACTATGGCGTAAAAACGATGAAGGGTTCCTTGACGGTTCATATGCCTGAAGATTTTGGGTATCAATGCGAGGTGACGGATTCTGTAAAATCGACCAACGAGGTGGTTGAAGGCCTTCGAACACTGAGGTGGGAAGTAACCGATCGGCTATTGCCCATGCCTGAACTTTTTGGTGTTGATCCAGGTGCACAGCAGGCGACTGTCCACCTTACCCCCGACCAATTTATTTACGGTGGCGAGGCAGGAAGCCATCAAAGTTGGGGCGATTTTGGGGATTGGATTACTCGTCTAAATCATTATCCAGCGCCCTTCGATCGCAGGGAAGCGCATAAGGTGCGTTCGATGATCGACAGTTGTAGTTCTGCCCGAGATAAAATTCGCGTTTTGTACCACTATCTGCAGCAATCTACTGTTTATGTCAATGTTTCGATTAAGGAAGGAGGGCTGAAAAGTTATCCCGCAAATTATGTGGTGAAAAATAAATATGGGGACTGCAAGGCATTAACCACTTATATGAAAGCAATGCTGGCTCAGGTGGGTATTCCTTCTTATTACGCCCTGGTTGCCGCTGGAGCGCAGCAGCCTGAAATTTCTACGGAATTCCCCAGTCAGCAATTTAATCATGTGATTTTGTGCGTACCGATGCAGAAGGACACCCTCTGGCTTGAAAATACCTCCACGACCTCACCATTTAATTATCTCGGAACTTTCACACAAGGCCGTTACAGTTTATTGGTTGATGGGCAGAACAGTAAACTCGTCAAGACTCCCGCGATTAAGGGGGAGGATGCCCGAAATGAGGTGCAGGAAACCTTTTCTCTTGATGAACAGGGGGAGTGGCAGGTTGCTGCGGAAATCATCCTGCGGGGAGGTGCATTTGAGACGGTCAATCATTACTTTAAGAGAGGTAAAGTACCACAGTTGGAGACTTATGTAAAAAAGAGGCTCAATCTCAAAATCAAAAAATTTGCACGTTGTGAAGTGGCCGACAGCCCACAGGATGCCCACTTTATGAAAGTGCTTTGTACTGCGAAAGTACCGATGCCTATAACTTCAATTGGGGAATCGAAATATCTGCGTCCGCCAAAGCTATTATTGCCTGCCTTTGAAGTGCCCTCGAAAAGAGATCGCCCCGTGCTGTTAAATATGCCTATCGAGGAACAGAGGACATCCGTTTATCAACTTCCTGAAGGGGAAGAATTAACCGCAGCATTACCAGAAGATTTTATCAAAGAATCAAAATATGGGCATTTCCACAGGAAGTATCATGTTACAGCTCGTCAGTTGGTGGTCGAATCTTCTTTAGCAATTTATCGAGGGAAGATCAGCTTAACAGATTACCCTGATTTTTATGCTTTTATCAAGTCAATTAACAAATACCAACAATCCACTTATCTTAATCTGTTATGA
- a CDS encoding LysR family transcriptional regulator: MVNFEWYRTFKSIYEKGSLTAAAEHLFISQPGVSLHLSSLEGHVGHPLFSRGGRKLKPTEHGVQLYQAIVEPLGLLEAVERKYQKSNQQDTPSLTLGMCFETFQLMLERNLHRLSFNVILEFGAYPALLQKLDQGVVDVVVSPQPSESKEVVQEIFGEEKLVLIGSKGVDTEVFFQQFEHLPREDFADYLKTFKWYAPTGTNEHFKRFWKTNFRKSPDFRANYIVPNFNSIIRCLKEGDGLAVAPDFLCQQAFQNQDLKLLWAGDEPIVNRLRFIHRKKTNYQKQIDQIKKVIQQEWQLNGQS, translated from the coding sequence ATGGTAAATTTTGAGTGGTATCGGACCTTTAAATCGATTTATGAAAAGGGCAGTCTGACTGCCGCAGCGGAACATTTGTTCATTTCTCAGCCAGGAGTGAGCCTGCATTTAAGTTCCCTTGAAGGGCATGTGGGGCACCCTTTGTTCAGTCGTGGAGGCCGAAAACTCAAGCCTACCGAGCATGGGGTACAGCTTTATCAGGCGATTGTTGAACCTTTGGGGTTGCTTGAGGCGGTGGAACGCAAATATCAGAAAAGTAATCAGCAGGACACTCCCTCCCTGACGTTGGGCATGTGTTTCGAGACTTTTCAACTGATGCTTGAGCGAAATTTACACCGCCTATCTTTTAATGTGATTCTGGAGTTTGGCGCATATCCTGCCTTGCTTCAGAAGTTGGATCAGGGAGTGGTGGATGTGGTGGTGAGCCCTCAGCCCTCGGAGTCTAAGGAGGTGGTTCAGGAAATTTTCGGCGAGGAAAAATTGGTGCTTATTGGCAGCAAGGGGGTTGATACGGAGGTGTTTTTTCAGCAATTTGAGCACTTGCCACGGGAAGATTTTGCCGATTACCTGAAAACGTTCAAATGGTATGCGCCCACGGGGACGAATGAACATTTTAAGCGGTTTTGGAAAACTAATTTCCGAAAGTCACCAGACTTCCGAGCGAATTATATTGTGCCTAATTTTAATTCCATTATTCGTTGCCTAAAAGAGGGGGACGGCCTGGCAGTGGCCCCAGATTTTTTGTGTCAGCAGGCATTTCAAAATCAGGATTTGAAATTATTATGGGCAGGGGACGAGCCGATCGTGAATCGGCTGCGATTTATTCATCGCAAGAAAACCAACTATCAAAAGCAGATTGATCAGATTAAAAAAGTGATTCAGCAGGAGTGGCAATTGAACGGCCAATCATGA
- a CDS encoding LytTR family DNA-binding domain-containing protein, whose amino-acid sequence MKNQLLRSILYWSCILTFLTLFFGNQWASFELSFYFSAMLLPVVVATSYFFNHYLLPRYLLQAQYFRFGLYFIYMIIVSLYFEMLIALISFVILANYDIQNMGLQARSIFILSLNLYLIVFISSFIDLFIQYKKNTQEMAQLKAEIKKKEKGLLNIRANRQNIQLPYHQILYIESQDDYVKIATAESTFQSRERISAIAARLPKEFVRIHRSFLINKNNMASHTKSEVVIADQHLPIGRKFKAAALRQFLEHKP is encoded by the coding sequence ATGAAAAATCAACTATTGAGATCAATCCTTTACTGGTCATGTATTTTAACCTTCCTGACCCTGTTTTTCGGAAACCAATGGGCAAGTTTTGAGCTTTCCTTTTATTTTTCCGCCATGCTTTTGCCTGTGGTGGTGGCTACTTCTTACTTTTTCAACCATTATCTCCTGCCGCGCTATTTACTGCAAGCGCAATATTTTCGCTTTGGGTTATATTTCATATACATGATCATCGTTTCATTATATTTTGAAATGCTGATCGCCCTGATTTCCTTTGTCATTTTAGCCAATTACGACATTCAAAACATGGGACTTCAGGCGCGTTCAATTTTTATTCTGAGCCTGAACCTCTACCTGATTGTTTTTATCAGCAGCTTCATCGACCTGTTTATTCAGTACAAAAAAAATACGCAAGAAATGGCGCAATTGAAAGCCGAGATCAAGAAGAAGGAAAAAGGATTGCTGAATATTCGTGCCAACAGACAAAACATTCAACTGCCTTATCACCAAATTTTGTACATCGAAAGTCAGGATGATTATGTGAAAATCGCCACCGCTGAAAGCACCTTCCAGTCTCGGGAAAGAATCTCCGCCATTGCAGCACGGCTGCCCAAAGAGTTTGTCCGTATCCACCGCTCTTTTCTCATCAATAAAAATAATATGGCGTCCCACACTAAATCTGAAGTGGTGATTGCTGACCAGCATTTACCCATTGGCAGAAAATTTAAAGCAGCGGCATTGCGGCAGTTTCTCGAACACAAGCCCTGA
- a CDS encoding sulfatase, producing MNFNQYLPLLLVLLGACNKAPSNQEAPKAPNILFIMSDDHAYQAISAYEDHLIATPNIDRIAKEGMRFDNACVTNSICAPSRAVILTGKHSHINGKTDNHFPFDKSNVTFPQIFQQNGYQTAMFGKLHFGNNPEGFDEFKILPGQGVYYNPTFITKHEGTKDYPGYVTDITTDMTLDWLEKERDPERPFLLMYLHKAPHREWLPAERHLKAYANKTFPEPATLFDDYEGRGTAAHTAEMNILKHMNWAGDSKLYPETMDKLGIPDASGWDKDGFTYQYERMTKEQQANWDAVYQPMNEDFIQRFPNMTEKEKMQWRYQRYMQDYLGTIASVDENVGRVLDYLDANGLTENTLVVYTSDQGFYLGEHGWFDKRFVYNESFRTPLLMRWPKVIKEGSVNQEMVQNLDFAQTFLDAAHIQAPSDMQGESLMPLLAGKNDQWDREAVYYHYYEYPSIHMVKRHYAVITKAYKLIHFYYDVDEWELYDREKDPQELKNVIDDPAYATIVADLKVQLEELRVKYKDNDELNQQNIDRYLKVVQQEAK from the coding sequence ATGAATTTCAACCAATATCTACCTTTACTTTTGGTCTTGTTGGGGGCGTGCAATAAAGCCCCTTCAAATCAAGAAGCCCCAAAGGCACCCAACATCTTATTCATCATGTCGGATGATCATGCCTATCAGGCGATCAGTGCGTATGAAGATCACCTTATTGCCACGCCTAATATCGACAGAATAGCAAAGGAGGGGATGCGTTTTGATAATGCCTGTGTTACCAATTCCATTTGTGCACCTTCAAGGGCTGTGATCTTAACGGGAAAACACTCACATATCAATGGGAAAACCGATAACCATTTCCCTTTCGACAAAAGCAATGTCACCTTTCCGCAGATTTTTCAGCAAAATGGCTATCAGACGGCCATGTTTGGGAAATTGCACTTTGGCAATAATCCGGAAGGCTTTGACGAGTTTAAAATTTTACCCGGGCAAGGGGTATATTACAACCCGACTTTCATTACCAAGCATGAAGGTACCAAAGATTACCCGGGTTATGTTACTGACATTACCACAGACATGACCCTCGACTGGCTCGAAAAAGAACGTGATCCGGAGCGGCCATTCCTATTGATGTACCTCCACAAGGCCCCTCATCGGGAGTGGTTGCCTGCTGAAAGGCACCTGAAAGCTTATGCCAATAAAACGTTTCCGGAGCCAGCGACACTCTTTGATGATTATGAAGGGCGAGGGACGGCAGCCCATACAGCAGAAATGAATATTCTCAAGCACATGAACTGGGCTGGAGATTCAAAACTGTATCCGGAAACGATGGATAAACTTGGGATTCCCGATGCTTCTGGCTGGGATAAGGACGGGTTTACTTATCAGTATGAGCGCATGACCAAGGAACAGCAGGCGAATTGGGATGCCGTATATCAGCCGATGAATGAAGACTTTATTCAGCGCTTCCCGAACATGACGGAGAAAGAAAAAATGCAGTGGCGTTATCAGCGATATATGCAGGATTATCTGGGGACGATCGCTTCGGTGGATGAAAATGTTGGACGAGTGCTGGATTACCTCGATGCAAATGGCCTGACGGAAAACACATTGGTGGTTTATACCTCCGACCAAGGGTTTTACCTCGGGGAGCATGGCTGGTTCGATAAGCGTTTTGTCTACAATGAATCATTCCGCACGCCCTTGCTGATGCGTTGGCCAAAAGTGATTAAAGAGGGATCGGTGAATCAGGAGATGGTTCAAAATCTTGATTTTGCGCAAACCTTCCTTGATGCTGCCCACATTCAGGCCCCTTCAGATATGCAGGGAGAAAGCCTGATGCCTTTGTTGGCGGGCAAGAATGATCAGTGGGATCGCGAAGCGGTATATTATCACTATTATGAATACCCGTCGATTCACATGGTGAAGCGCCATTATGCCGTGATCACCAAAGCCTATAAGTTGATCCACTTCTATTATGATGTCGATGAATGGGAACTGTATGATCGCGAAAAAGATCCGCAGGAACTAAAAAATGTAATTGATGACCCTGCATACGCCACGATCGTTGCCGATTTGAAAGTACAACTTGAGGAATTGCGGGTAAAATACAAAGATAATGATGAACTCAATCAACAAAATATTGATCGATATTTAAAGGTCGTTCAGCAGGAAGCAAAGTAA
- a CDS encoding transglutaminase domain-containing protein: MRNYLLLIFYFFVQTCYGQSEPELTVRPFGEIKMAELEMTQYDADPEAKGLILFDEGTARFVDGKLGYEIEFTRHKVVKVFDKHDLKCTEVEIPLYLSEKGYKEKVVELQAVTYNLIEGKIVPQNLVGKQVYMEKVNDRWINQKFVFPNVQNGAIIEYEYTVRSPFMFNLPNWNFQSELPTLYSSYCVRLIPAYEYVYWGQGMKKFDIVKTETGKKTRVHGSYSKHYGMAMGSGYEFTDNIQTFVKVNVPAMAEDIPYLTSRNDQIMRVNFQLSRVNYASGQHQEIITTWPNMKKELLQEDRFGKILNKWKRPCKQILENELPLSAENPEKKAQKIIEYVKNNYRWNHQFGKFATQSPKELLQSKTGNSADLNLFLISLLRSAKVEATPVLISTRQHGAINRDYPFLHMFNNVVVLVKTDRLIITDATDRSVAYHHLPVECINAQGLLVDDQAEDQWLQLNLAADYQERTIVDIKHDAEADSWKGVMTKLYFEYAGAMARKEIGADEAAGSAYFEDDFEQIELVKTRGIKKTNKPFTVYIKGEVEAQQINEMVLFDPFLNQPIREQLLKQEKRDFPVDFIYQMKASFTSTIHLPEGYRFVVDTKDLNIDTPLLVANLSFDYTTNKVVVQGDYAFKKDQYSVEEYATLKALIDDVLKGFSQKVVLERIKI, translated from the coding sequence ATGAGGAATTATCTGTTATTAATATTTTACTTTTTTGTACAGACTTGTTACGGACAGTCTGAGCCTGAACTGACCGTTCGCCCTTTTGGGGAGATTAAGATGGCTGAATTGGAAATGACGCAATATGATGCTGATCCTGAAGCCAAAGGGTTAATTTTATTTGATGAAGGAACGGCTCGATTTGTTGATGGAAAGCTTGGCTATGAAATTGAATTCACACGCCATAAGGTGGTGAAAGTGTTTGATAAACATGATCTTAAATGTACAGAAGTGGAGATTCCCCTTTATCTTTCTGAAAAGGGGTATAAGGAAAAGGTGGTTGAGCTGCAAGCGGTAACCTATAATCTGATAGAAGGGAAAATAGTGCCTCAAAATTTGGTTGGAAAGCAGGTTTATATGGAAAAAGTCAACGACCGATGGATCAATCAAAAGTTTGTTTTTCCTAATGTTCAAAATGGGGCGATCATTGAGTATGAATATACCGTTCGGTCGCCATTTATGTTCAACCTTCCAAATTGGAATTTTCAATCGGAATTGCCGACCCTTTACTCGAGTTATTGCGTGCGGTTAATTCCTGCCTACGAGTATGTTTACTGGGGGCAAGGGATGAAAAAATTTGATATTGTAAAAACGGAAACAGGCAAGAAGACAAGGGTTCATGGTAGCTACTCCAAACACTATGGCATGGCGATGGGCTCTGGTTATGAATTCACGGATAACATTCAAACCTTCGTGAAGGTGAATGTGCCTGCCATGGCGGAAGATATTCCTTATTTAACTTCGAGGAATGATCAGATCATGCGGGTCAATTTTCAGCTAAGCAGAGTAAACTATGCCAGTGGCCAGCATCAAGAGATCATTACCACCTGGCCAAACATGAAAAAGGAGTTGCTTCAGGAGGACAGGTTCGGTAAAATATTGAATAAATGGAAGCGTCCATGTAAGCAAATCCTGGAAAATGAGCTGCCCCTTAGCGCGGAAAACCCTGAAAAAAAGGCGCAGAAAATTATTGAGTATGTTAAAAATAATTACCGATGGAATCATCAGTTCGGTAAATTTGCTACCCAAAGCCCGAAAGAGTTACTGCAAAGCAAGACAGGAAATTCAGCGGATTTAAACCTGTTTCTGATCTCCTTGCTGAGGTCTGCCAAGGTCGAGGCGACCCCTGTTTTGATCAGTACACGACAGCATGGGGCGATCAATCGGGATTACCCTTTTCTGCATATGTTCAATAATGTGGTGGTGTTGGTCAAGACGGACCGACTGATCATTACCGATGCTACCGACAGGTCTGTTGCTTATCATCATTTACCCGTGGAATGCATTAATGCGCAGGGTTTGCTGGTGGACGATCAGGCGGAAGACCAATGGCTTCAGTTGAACCTCGCTGCGGATTATCAGGAGCGAACAATTGTGGACATTAAACATGATGCCGAGGCCGATTCCTGGAAAGGTGTTATGACCAAGTTATATTTTGAATATGCCGGGGCAATGGCAAGAAAAGAAATAGGGGCTGATGAGGCAGCAGGTAGCGCGTATTTCGAGGATGATTTTGAGCAGATTGAGCTGGTGAAAACTCGAGGCATAAAAAAGACAAATAAGCCGTTTACAGTCTATATTAAAGGGGAGGTAGAAGCGCAGCAGATCAATGAAATGGTGCTTTTTGATCCCTTCCTGAATCAGCCGATACGCGAGCAGCTGCTCAAGCAAGAAAAAAGGGACTTCCCCGTGGATTTTATCTATCAGATGAAAGCTTCTTTTACGTCAACAATTCACCTTCCTGAAGGGTATCGATTTGTTGTCGATACAAAAGATTTAAACATCGATACGCCTTTGTTGGTGGCTAATTTAAGTTTTGATTACACCACCAATAAGGTGGTGGTGCAGGGAGATTATGCATTCAAAAAAGATCAGTACAGCGTGGAGGAGTACGCAACGCTTAAAGCCCTGATTGATGATGTGTTGAAGGGTTTCAGTCAGAAAGTAGTTTTGGAACGCATCAAAATTTAA
- a CDS encoding alkene reductase, with protein sequence MAPMTRSRTDEGDVPNDIMAKYYGQRAEAGLIITEGAPISEVARGYSMTPGIYTPAQIEGWKKVTQRVHEKGGKIFVQLWHVGRRSHSAITGLQPVSASALKIEDKVYGPLAEGGFGMIETENPRALTTAEVQQTTADFVQAAKNAIAAGFDGVELHGAHGYLMDQFMRISSNERTDQYGGSIENRMRFVAETTQAVANAIGGNKTAIRLSPFVAEGSGVFDPEMRTLSLELLKALAPLNLAYVHLSENISVHEEVDENYRLSVRALYPNPIMVAGKLTKAKAADLLEKGYADMVAFGQPFIFNPDLVNRFKHDYPLNEGAANAHATFYGGGEEGYTDYPVFEQQH encoded by the coding sequence ATGGCGCCAATGACCCGCTCAAGAACTGACGAAGGCGATGTGCCGAATGATATCATGGCCAAATATTATGGGCAACGGGCGGAAGCAGGATTAATTATTACGGAAGGTGCGCCCATCTCGGAAGTGGCGCGCGGCTATTCCATGACGCCTGGTATCTACACCCCTGCGCAAATCGAGGGATGGAAGAAAGTTACGCAACGCGTCCATGAAAAAGGAGGGAAAATTTTTGTGCAGTTATGGCATGTTGGCAGACGTTCGCATAGCGCAATAACAGGCCTGCAACCCGTGTCGGCTTCAGCCCTGAAAATTGAAGACAAGGTTTACGGACCGTTAGCTGAAGGTGGTTTTGGGATGATCGAAACGGAAAATCCACGCGCATTAACAACCGCAGAGGTACAGCAAACGACAGCAGATTTCGTTCAGGCAGCGAAAAATGCCATAGCCGCAGGCTTCGACGGGGTGGAGCTTCATGGCGCCCACGGCTACCTGATGGATCAGTTCATGAGAATTTCTTCCAATGAAAGAACCGACCAGTATGGTGGATCGATCGAAAACCGAATGCGCTTTGTGGCAGAAACCACACAGGCGGTCGCAAATGCCATCGGTGGGAACAAAACGGCCATTCGCCTGTCGCCCTTTGTTGCCGAAGGATCAGGTGTGTTCGACCCTGAAATGCGCACCCTAAGCTTGGAATTGCTGAAAGCCCTTGCACCGCTGAACCTGGCTTATGTCCACCTGTCGGAGAACATTTCTGTACATGAAGAAGTGGATGAAAATTATCGTCTGTCGGTTCGGGCGCTGTACCCGAACCCTATTATGGTGGCAGGAAAACTCACCAAAGCAAAGGCTGCTGATTTACTGGAAAAAGGTTATGCCGATATGGTCGCATTTGGTCAGCCGTTTATTTTCAATCCTGATTTGGTCAATCGATTCAAGCATGACTACCCACTGAATGAAGGGGCAGCCAATGCCCATGCGACTTTCTATGGTGGTGGTGAAGAAGGCTATACGGATTATCCCGTTTTTGAACAACAGCATTAA